A window of the Loxodonta africana isolate mLoxAfr1 chromosome 3, mLoxAfr1.hap2, whole genome shotgun sequence genome harbors these coding sequences:
- the ZMYND12 gene encoding zinc finger MYND domain-containing protein 12 isoform X2, with protein MSAPDSSAHFHALLQFGGRTAAWSATAAAATGLGRIVQAEEYLSQAQWTVLKSTECCAAIHSLLHRNLGLLYMAKENYEEARYHLANDIYFASTAFGTEDIRTSGGYFHLANIFHKLNKLDLADTLYTKVTEIWYKYLNNHYQVLSHSRLQQIDLLGKKFENDTGLDEAHEAEAIRILTSTLSIRESTSNTDPEKTVFILKTLVLLYYLMMNYSKAQEYAMAAFTLAKEKLSVHEQSTIQELLNLLAAEESHSR; from the exons ATGTCAGCTCCTGATTCCTCTGCGCACTTCCATGCCCTTCTACAATTCGGAGGAAGAACGGCAGCATGGTCTGCAACAGCTGCAGCAGCGACAG GTCTGGGTCGGATTGTCCAGGCTGAGGAATATCTATCCCAAGCCCAGTGGACAGTCCTCAAATCAACTGAGTGCTGCGCTGCCATCCACTCTTTATTACATCGGAACCTAGGGCTTCTCTACATGGCTAAGGAAAACTACGAGGAAGCCCGTTATCATCTGGCTAATGAT ATATATTTTGCCAGTACTGCATTTGGGACAGAGGACATCAGGACCTCAGGAGGCTACTTCCACTTGGCCAATATCTTCCATAAGCTTAACAAGTTGGACCTGGCAGACACGCTGTATACCAAG GTCACTGAGATCTGgtataaatatttgaataatCATTACCAAGTCCTCTCACATTCTCGGCTTCAACAAATAGATTTACTGGGCAAAAAATTTGAGAACGACACTGGCTTAG ATGAAGCCCACGAAGCAGAAGCCATTCGGATCCTGACGTCAACTTTGAGCATACGAGAATCTACATCTAACACAGACCCAGAGAAAACTGTCTTCATTCTGAAAACCCTGGTCTTGCTTTACTACCTGATGATGAATTATTCAAAG GCCCAGGAATACGCTATGGCAGCCTTCACCCTCGCCAAAGAAAAGCTCAGTGTCCATGAACAAAGCACCATTCAAGAGTTATTGAATCTCCTCGCAGCCGAAGAATCTCATTCTCGGTGA
- the ZMYND12 gene encoding zinc finger MYND domain-containing protein 12 isoform X1 produces the protein MNVIYPLAVPKGRRLCCEVCEAPAERVCTACTVTYYCGVVHQRADWGSIHEKICQLLIPLRTSMPFYNSEEERQHGLQQLQQRQKHLIEFCYTVAQKYLFEGKHEEAVPAALHSLRFRMNVYGLSSVELVPAYLLLSEASLGLGRIVQAEEYLSQAQWTVLKSTECCAAIHSLLHRNLGLLYMAKENYEEARYHLANDIYFASTAFGTEDIRTSGGYFHLANIFHKLNKLDLADTLYTKVTEIWYKYLNNHYQVLSHSRLQQIDLLGKKFENDTGLDEAHEAEAIRILTSTLSIRESTSNTDPEKTVFILKTLVLLYYLMMNYSKAQEYAMAAFTLAKEKLSVHEQSTIQELLNLLAAEESHSR, from the exons TGGTGTAGTGCACCAAAGAGCTGACTGGGGCAGCATCCATGAGAAGATATGTCAGCTCCTGATTCCTCTGCGCACTTCCATGCCCTTCTACAATTCGGAGGAAGAACGGCAGCATGGTCTGCAACAGCTGCAGCAGCGACAG aAGCATTTGATTGAATTCTGCTACACTGTAGCCCAGAAATATCTCTTTGAAGGAAAACATGAAGAAGCTGTCCCAGCAGCTTTACATTCTCTTCGCTTCCGTATGAATGTATATGGCCTGAGTTCAGTAGAGCTTGTGCCTGCTTACCTGCTGTTGTCCGAGGCTAGCCTTG GTCTGGGTCGGATTGTCCAGGCTGAGGAATATCTATCCCAAGCCCAGTGGACAGTCCTCAAATCAACTGAGTGCTGCGCTGCCATCCACTCTTTATTACATCGGAACCTAGGGCTTCTCTACATGGCTAAGGAAAACTACGAGGAAGCCCGTTATCATCTGGCTAATGAT ATATATTTTGCCAGTACTGCATTTGGGACAGAGGACATCAGGACCTCAGGAGGCTACTTCCACTTGGCCAATATCTTCCATAAGCTTAACAAGTTGGACCTGGCAGACACGCTGTATACCAAG GTCACTGAGATCTGgtataaatatttgaataatCATTACCAAGTCCTCTCACATTCTCGGCTTCAACAAATAGATTTACTGGGCAAAAAATTTGAGAACGACACTGGCTTAG ATGAAGCCCACGAAGCAGAAGCCATTCGGATCCTGACGTCAACTTTGAGCATACGAGAATCTACATCTAACACAGACCCAGAGAAAACTGTCTTCATTCTGAAAACCCTGGTCTTGCTTTACTACCTGATGATGAATTATTCAAAG GCCCAGGAATACGCTATGGCAGCCTTCACCCTCGCCAAAGAAAAGCTCAGTGTCCATGAACAAAGCACCATTCAAGAGTTATTGAATCTCCTCGCAGCCGAAGAATCTCATTCTCGGTGA